The Gemmatimonadota bacterium genomic interval CCGAGCGGGTGTCGCGCGATCGGCTGGAGCTGGTGATCCGGCGCGCGGCCGAGCTGTACGCGCGCGAGGCGGACACCGGCGACATGCTGACGGAGGACGAGGTCCTGCGCATCGCCGAGGAGTTGGGGCTGCCCGCCCGGCTCGCCAGGCAAGCCATGTTCGAGCTGCCTGCCGGAGAGCCTGCTGCGCAGTCCGGAGGACTCGTCGCCCGTTTGCTGGGCGACGCGGATATCGTGGCCGTCCGCGCCATCGCGGCGCCCGAGGGTTCGGTCGAGAAGGCGATCCGGGAACACCTGATCAAACGGGAGTATCTCAGCGTGGTGCGCGATCGCGCGGGGCGCATGAAGCTGGCCCCTGCCGCGGACATGGCGTCCGCGATCGCGCGCGGGTTCAAGCGTTCCAGCAAGCGTCACCTGGTCGGCCGCGCCGAGTCCGTGGACGTCGCGCTGCGCGCGCTGGATGACGCCAGCGCGCACCTGATGGTGGACGTGGACCTGACCAACAAGCGACGCGAGTACGTCGCCGGGGGCGTGGCGGGCGGCGTCGCCCTGGGCGGCGCGATCGGCGCCGGCGCGTTCGCCGCGGTGGCAGCCGCGCTCGGCGGGATCGGCGCCCCGGAGGTCGCGCTCGCCGCGTCCGGGGCTGGGCTCGTAGGCTTCGCCGCCGGCATGGGCGCGGCGTTCAAGATGGCGGCGGCCTCGTTCCGGAGGCGGCTGCGCGGGGCCGCCACGGAGCTCGAGGGGCTGCTGGACAGGGTGGAGGCGGCCGCCTCCAAGCGCCGCATTCGCGGGCCCAACTGAGGTCCCGGCCCGCGAGAGAGTTTCGGTTCCAACCACGACAGCGAGGCACAATGGCGGAGATCGGAAAGGTCGCCGTGATCGGCGGCGGCCTGATGGGGAGCGGCATCGCGGAGGTGTCCGCGAAGGCAGGCTACGAAACGCTCCTGCGCGAGGTGAACGACGACTTCGCGCAGAAGGCGCGCGCGAGAATCGAGAAGAGCCTGGGCCGCGCGGTGGACAAGGGCAAGCTGGACGCCGCCGACCGCGACGCGGCTCTGGGGCGCCTGTCGTTCACCACGGAGCTGGGCGACCTGGCGGAGGCCGGCATCGTGATCGAGGCGATCACCGAGCAGCTCGACCTCAAGCGCGAGATCTTCGGCAAGCTGGACGGCCTGTGCGGGCCCGAGGCGATCTTCGCGAGCAACACCAGCTCGCTGACCATAGTGGACATGGCCGCCGCCACCAAGCGGCCGGACCGCATGGTGGGGCTGCACTTCTTCAACCCGGTGCCGGTGATGAAGCTGGTGGAGGTCGTGCGTACCATCGCCACCAGCGACGAGGCGTTTCGCGCCGCGTTCGACTTCGCCCGGTCGCTCGGCAAGGAGCCCATCGTCGCCAAGGACACGTCGGGCTTCATCGTCAACCGGCTGCTGGTTCCGTACATGCTGGACGCCATCCGCGGGCTCGACGCGGGGCTCGGTAGCGT includes:
- a CDS encoding 3-hydroxybutyryl-CoA dehydrogenase, with the translated sequence MAEIGKVAVIGGGLMGSGIAEVSAKAGYETLLREVNDDFAQKARARIEKSLGRAVDKGKLDAADRDAALGRLSFTTELGDLAEAGIVIEAITEQLDLKREIFGKLDGLCGPEAIFASNTSSLTIVDMAAATKRPDRMVGLHFFNPVPVMKLVEVVRTIATSDEAFRAAFDFARSLGKEPIVAKDTSGFIVNRLLVPYMLDAIRGLDAGLGSVADIDKGMTLGTGYPMGPFVLGDFVGLDTLHAIAEIMFDEFRETRFAPPPLLTRMISMGYYGRKSGKGFYDYTGESPVVNDLGL